Genomic segment of Alcanivorax borkumensis SK2:
CCGGTCGTTCACGTATTCGATGGCCTCATCCAGCGTTTTGTAAGGCACGACAATCATCAGTGGGCCGAAGATCTCGTCTTGGGCGATGTCCATGTCGTCGTTCACATTCAGTACCAAGGTGTGTGGCACCTTCTGGCTACCGCTGAAGTCTTCATTAGCCGGGTTGATCTCAATTACATCTGCGCCTTTGGCTTTGGCGTCGTCGAGATAACCCAGCAGCCTTTTTTGCTGGCGTGGGTTCACAATGGCAGTGAAGTCCGGGTTGTTCACCATGGTCGGGTAGGACTGGGTAACCTGGGCTTTCCATGCGTCGACAAATTCTTGCACGCGATTTTCTGGGCAGAGAATGTAGTCTGGAGCCACACAGGTTTGTCCGGAATTCAAGCATTTACCGAAGGCGATACGTTCGGCCGCGTCCTTCATGGGGAAGTCCTGGCCGATGATGCAGGGGCTTTTGCCGCCCAGTTCCAGGGTGACTGGAGTCAGGTTAGCGGAGGCCGCGCGCATAATGTGCTTGCCAATGGTCGTGGAGCCGGTGAAAAGGAGGTGGTCGAAAGGCAGTTCAGAGAAAGCCTGCGCTACATCCACTTCGCCATTGATCACGGCAACTTGTTCCTGTGGGAAGATGTTGGTGATCAATTTTTCCAGCAGCGCGCCAGTGCGAGGTGTGGCCTCACTCATCTTGATCATCACCCGGTTACCGGCGGCCAGAGCAGTAATTAGCGGTACTACCGCCAGCTGCACCGGATAGTTCCAGGGCACGATAATGCCCACCACGCCGAGCGGCTGATATTCCACCCAGGTTTTGCCCGGCCAATTCATGGCGCTCACATGGCGCTTGGAGGGCTTCATCCATTTGCGTAGTTTCTTAGTGGTGTATTTCAGCCCTTCTAGGGTCATCATGATTTCTGCGAGTTTGGTTTCATCCGCAGCACGGGTGGTGAAGTCGTTGTTCAGAGCGTCGATCCAAGCATCAACATGATCGACCAGCAATGGCTTGAGTCTGCTGATTAACTCAAGACGCTGTTCGGCGCTAGGGTAAGGGTTCTGACGGTATGCGGCTTTTTGAGCAGTGAATATGCTCTGCAAGCGGGCGATGTCTGGGTTATTTCTGTGCAGATCTTTTACTTCGGCGACCATGGTCCTCGCCTCCCTAGTTGAATTGTTATGTATGATGGAGTGATTAAAAATTAATCTTGAGTCTGATTTTTAGAGTAATTACTCTAAGAGTCAACATCGTGTATCAGAAAGACCACATTTGGCCCCTTATGACCAGCACTAAAGCGCGCATTTTGGAAACCAGCCTTGTCTTGTTCAATCGACAAGGAGAGCGCAACGTGACCACCAACCACATTGCCGAGGCCCTGGGGATTAGTCCAGGCAACCTGTATTACCACTTTCGAAACAAAGGCGTGATCGTGTCAGCGCTTTTCGACCGTTACCAACAACAATTGCTGAGCTTGTTGGAGGCGCCTCAGGGGCCGTTGAGCTGGCAGGTGAAGGTGCATTATTTCGAGGGGCTGTTGGCGTCCATGTGGCAGTATCGATTTTTTCACCGCGACCTGTCTCATTTTCTGCACGCGGAGGAGACTGCTCTAGCAACACGTTATCAACAGTTTGTGGAAGCCATTCTGGTACGCGGGACCGTGATTTACGAAAAGCTGCGTAGCAGCGGGATACTGGCGTTGGATGATGAGCAACTGCAGGGTTTGATGGTCAATACCTGGGTGCTGATGTCATCGTGGGCCTCCCTGGTACATGGTTTGCGCCCGGATGCTGCTGCTAATGAGGAGCTGGATGAGAGCTTGATGCGTCATGGGGTGTACCAGATTATTTGCCTCGAGGAGCCCTTCCTAAAAGGTGAGGCTCGAGATCACCTGGCGGAAATGAAAGAGCGTTATCGAGCCGCCCATAACACCAGCGAGTTGCTGCTGGGCCATGCTGTTGAGCTGTCACCCTCGGGTTGCTGAGGGCTGCCTGTGGAGCCTCAGCGAATCCCGAAACCTTGCACAAACGCTAATAGCCGTTGTTCTAACCAGTAACGCTGGCTTTTGTAGCCGACAAAGCCCACATGCCCACCGTAATCGCTTACCTCCAGTGTCACCGCTGGCCCGAGCTCTTCCTGCCGGGGTAACGTTTGTGGAGTCATAAACGGGTCGTCACGGTTTTGCAGCATCAACGTGGGGGTGCGGATTTGTAGCAACTTGGGACCCGCGGAGCATTGCGCGTAATAATGCCAGGCACTCCGAAAGCCATATAACGGGGCGATGATTTGGTCGTCGTAGCGCCAAAACGAACGGATGCTATTCATGTTCAGGCGATGTAGTCGTTTGGCCTCCGGGGGGTTGACCTTGTCCAGATGGATTTTCTGCCTTTCGAAGTTGGTCAAAAGGTTTTTTAACAGGTGTTGGCGGTACAATTTCGACAAGCCTTGATCCAGCCGGTTGGCACAGATATCCAGCCGCAAGGGAGCACAAATGGTGGCTACGGCACTGAGGTGGTTGTTGTCCCGGTGGGCCAGCCAGTTCAGTAGCCGGCTGCCGCCTAGAGAGACGCCGATGGCAATGCGGTGGCCAGTGGGGTTTTCGTGGAACACATGGTCGATCACTGCATCCACATCATCCACTTCGCCCGCGTGATAACACAACGCGGTGTCGTTGGGTTTTTTGGCCCCGCGACTGTTGATGGCCACAGAACGGATTCCCGCTTCAGCCAACACTTTTTGTATGCCGCGCATGTAATGGGAGTCGCTGCACCCGGATAGCCCATGTAATAACATCACCGTCAGCTGCCCGGGTTGGCTCTGTGGTCCGGCCCAGTCTAGCAACAGATAATCACCGTCTTTCAGGTTCAGCCGTTCCGTGCGCCGCGTGACTTCCGGCAGGGTGCGGCCCATGGGCCCCCACAGGGTTTGCAGGTGGGGGTTGCGTAACCATAGTGGTGGCCGGAATGCCGACTGTACAATCTCGCCCATAGGCAATGTCTCATCCATCGGGTTGGCAAAATCACGCCGGGGGCGTGGCGCAGGTATGGTAGCCTTTTGTTTTTCCCGCTGGCACCTATTCGTGATGGAGATTCCATGCCGCGCCGCTTTTTTGATGATCAGAACTTTCATGTAGGTCAGCTTGTAGAGTTGGGTGCTAGCGCAAGCCACCATATTGGCAAGGTGTTACGCATGGCGGTGGCTGATGAATTAGTGGTGTTTAACGGCCGCGGCGGTGAATGGTTAGCGCGTATCTCTGCCATCAACAAAAAGGCGGTCTGCATTGAGCCGCTTACGTTCACGGATGAAGATCGTTGCGCTCCTTTGGCGGTGACGGTGGCGTTGCCGATGATCAAAGGCGAGCGCATGGACTATGCGATCCAGAAGGCCACTGAGCTGGGCGCCACTGCCCTGGTGATCCTGGACACGGAACGTTGTGAAGTCCGCCTAAAGGGTGAGCGTCAGGAAAAGAAGCTGGGCCATTGGCAGCAAGTCGCTATCAGTGCCTGTGAGCAATGTGGCCTGAACCGGGTGCCGGTGGTGCACGGCGTGCTGAGCCTGCGTGACTGGCTGACATCTGATCTTCCCGCCCTGAAGTTGATAGCCCATCCGGGCGAAAAGTCCTTCTCTGCGGCTGCCTTGCAGGGGCAAACGGAGCTGGCGTTGCTGACGGGGCCGGAAGGTGGCTTTTCCAATGATGAATTACAGCAGGCGGCGGATGCGGGCTTTAGCCCGTTCGCGTTAGGCAACCGGGTGTTGCGAGCGGAAACCGCCCCGGTGGCGTTGCTGGCGGCCCTGTGGGCCTGGCATGGCCACTAAGGGGAAGGCCCGGCCCCGGAGATCGCGCCGTCGCACAGGTTCCAAGGCAGTTGCTGCATCGGGCATCATCGCGGCACTGATGGCCCTTGCAGTGTTTGCGCTAGTGTTGGGCATTTATGCCCGCCACAACAGGCTGCTGCCCTACTTGGCAGGCGTTTATGCGGTGCCGTCGGTGCTTGTATTCGGGCTTTATGGGTGGGATAAGCGCGTCGCCGTGCGAGGGGGTTCTCGTACTTCTGAGCAAAGCTTGCACCTATTGGCGCTGGCCGGGGGGTGGCCCGGTGCGATGTTGGCTCGTTCTCTGTTTCGTCACAAAACCCGTAAGCAACCGTTCACTGGAATTTTCTGGTGCACGGTGCTGTTTAATGTGGGCACGGTAAGTGTGTTGCTGGGCGAGGTGGGCTAGCCGCACGCAAAAGGCAGGGAGAGGGTATGCCGTTAATCGGCCAGAAAAATAGCCGAGTGGAGATCCGGCCAAGATCCATCGTGAACGCACTATGGGTGGTTTGTTGATGTCAGCGAAACGTAGCCTGGTCTTGACGGCTTTGGCGATGCTGGCTTTTGCGGCCAATTCGGTGTTGTGCCGTTTGGCGTTGCGTGAAGGCGCCATTGATGCCGCCAGCTTTACCGCAGTGCGTTTGCTGTCCGGAGCGCTGATGTTGGCGCTGATCCTGTTGCTGCGAGACCGGCAAGTGAAAGCCATGGTCACACAGGGTAATCATGGCTCGGCCTTAGCGTTGTTTGTTTACGCCGCCGGGTTTTCGCTGGCTTACGTGGCGCTCGCCACAGGTACGGGCGCCTTGCTGCTGTTCGGCGCGGTGCAGGCCACCATGGTGGGTGTTGGTTTATATCGTGGGGAGCGCTTGGCGCGAGCCCAGTGGCTGGGGCTGGCATTGGCGCTGAGTGGCTTGGTGGCGTTGATGTTGCCCGGCGCGACGGCCCCGCCGCTGGCGGCAGCAATAGTGATGCTGGTGGCAGGTGCAGCCTGGGGTGTGTACTCCCTGCGGGGCAAGGGCGCGGCCGACGCCACGGCGGTCACCGCGGGCAATTTCCTGCGTGCATTGATCTGGCTGCTACCGTTGGCGCTGTTCGCTTGGCCGAGCCAATGGCCAAAGGTGTCGGGGCTGCTGTATGCGGCGTTGTCCGGTGCCCTGGCATCGGGAGCCGGTTACGCTACCTGGTATCTGGCGTTGCGTGGGCTGGCTAGCTCTACGGCAGCCACGGTGCAATTGAGCGTGCCGGTGCTTGCAGCGCTGGCGGGCGTATTGTGGATGGATGAGGCGCTCACTCTGCGTCTGGTGCTGGCATCGGCGGCCATTCTGGGCGGCATTACTCTGGTGATTCGGCGCGTTTCTTCTGCTAAATAATCTATAGGAACCGTCATGCAGCAAATCGGGATTGTGATCTACGATGATGCCGAGGTATTGGATTTTGCTGGCCCTTATGAGGTGTTTGCTACGGCGGCTCGCTTGTGTGAGGTCACGCCTTGGTGTGTTTCATTGATCAGTGAAACCATAACGGTGATGGCTCGTGGAGGGTTTTCCGTGCAAAGCCACTTCACCCTAGATGATCATCCGCCGCTGGATGTGTTGTTGGTTAGTGGGGGTGTACATACTCAGGCCATCCGTAACCCTGCCCTGCTTTGCGCAATTCGCCGGGCTGGAGAGCCGGCTGGTTGGGTGACGTCGGTCTGCACCGGTGCGTTTCTGTTGGCCAAGGCGGGGTTGCTTTCCAATGAAAAAGTGACAACGCACTGGGAAGATCTTGCTGAGCTACGCGCGGGTTTTCCTGACCTAGACGTTCACAGCGAAGTGCGTTGGGTTGAAGATGGAAACCGACTCACTTCTGCGGGTATTTCTGCGGGTATCGATATGAGTCTGCATTTGGTTGAGCGGTTGCACAGCCGTGAGCTGGCCGAGCGCACCGCCCGGCAGATGGATTATGCCTGGCAGCAATGACGTCTGCGGCTCTGGTTCTCCGAACAATTAACGTGGTGACCCTGCGTGGATACGGATGGCGTTAGCGGTGTTGTCGGCTGTATCCCCAATAAATTACCGCTAGTAACGCGGCTAAGGTTGCCGGCGCGATCAGCGCAGAAAAATGCAGCAGGCGGAATAATAAAGTGCCGATGACTCCGCCACAGATAAAGCCGCTAATCAGCAAGAGAAACAGCAACAGCCGGCGCCCATTGAGAGGAATACCGCGCAAACGGTTGCCGAGCATGATGCCCAAATCAGTGAAGATCCCTGACAAGTGAGTGGTGCGAATGATGGAGCCGCTGTAAGTGGTGACCATGGCGTTTTGCAAGCCGCAGGCCATGGATGCCAGATAGACACCGATATCATTGCCACGTTGCAGAAATAGCATCGCCAAGATGAGTAGGGCCGCTTCAATCAGCAGGGAAAAACCGTAGTGGCGGCCAAGTTTGAGGGCCGTGCTGGTAATGAGTAAGCCGCTGAGGATGGCGCCGGCGAGAAAGCTTATCAGGGTGAAAAGCAGGTGTAATACATTGCTGAGAGCTAATTCGGCCAATGCTAGGCCTAACAGTGATGAGGTGCCTGTCAGGTGAGAAACGGATTGATGGCTAAAGCCCAGTAGCCCTACGGCATTGACACTGCCCGCCAGAAACGCGAGCAAAAAGGCTCCAACTTCGACCCAGGGAGGAAGGCGTGTCAGCAAGAAAACCCCCAATGTTTAACCGCAGTGATGGCGGTATTGTAGCATGGGGGCTGATTCTTTTTTTCGTTCCGATCTAACGAGCCGGACGGGGTTTTACTACGATAGTACGCAACATGATGATTAGGATTGCTGTTGTTCCATCATGTCGGCCTGAAGAATCTCAATCCAGTAACCATCGGGGTCTTTGATAAAAGCGAGACCTTTCATTTTGCCGTCATCCGGACGCTTGACGAAAGTCACATCCATTTTCTCAAAGCGCTCGGCAGCGGCATATACATCGGGAACGGTGATACCGATATGGCCGAAACCCTGGGGCTCAGCATTGCCGTCATGGTAAGAAAAGTCTGGATCCTCTTCGCTGCCCCAATTGTGGGTTAGCTCTAGCATGGCTTCACGACCGAAGGTGAAAGTCAGTCTCTGGGCATCATTTTTGGGTACGTCTCCCGCTTCTTCCTCACTTAGATAGCCAAGAAAATAAAGGCTAAATTTCATTTCAGGGAAATCAAGCTTGCGCACCAGTCGCATGCCCAGCACTCGGGTATAGAAATCCAGACTGCGTTTCGGATCTTTAACGCGCAGCATGGTTTGATTGAATAGGTATTCTTGGGTTACCTCGTCCGGATGCTCGAACAAGCCGTTGGCTTTTTCAAAATGACGGGACATGGTGACTCCTGAATCTTTGTAATGGGATATCAAGGCTATTGGGGTGATAAGAAGAGAATGCAAGCCTTGCAGGTGAGTTTGAAATTTGAAGTTGAAAAGGCGCGAGATTGTGTGTTGAATTTTGCGCGGTAGTGGCTGTGAAAGGCGCCTGGCGCTGCGGCGCGGGGAAAGCGGTTTCGATTACCGCTTTTACCCCGGTCGCGCTTTTCAATTTTTAACTTGCTCCTCAGGCCGGGGTTTTTTCCACGGTCTTAAGGACTTTTTGCAGGCTGGCGACGGTGCCGCCGATATCGCTGAGGCCCTGGGGGAGCAGCATGGTGGTGGATTCCTTGGCAACTTTTTCGAAGGCGGTCACGTATTGCTCTGCAATGCGCAGGCTAACGGCTTCCTGGCCGCCGTCTTCCTTCACGGCTGCGGCAACCTGGCGCAGACCTTCGCCGGTGGCGGTGGCAATCAGTTCAATTTGCTGAGCGCGCCCTTCCGCTTCATTGATCTGTTTCATTTTTTCACCTTCAGAGATATTGATCATCTCCTGTTTCTCACCCTCAGAGCGGTTAATCGCTGCCTGGCGGTCACCCTCGGAACGGTTAATCGCTGCTTGGCGTTCACCTTCGGATTCAGCAACCACGGCGCGACGTTCACGTTCGGCACGAACCTGTTTCTCCATGGCATCTTTGATGGAGACGGGAAGGTTAATATCGGCTACTTCGTAACGTAGGACTTTTACACCCCAGGGCTGTGCGGCTTCGTCCACAGCTCTAACTACTTCCATGTTAATTTCGCCGCGCTCTTCGAAGGTTTTGTCTAGATCGATTTTACCGATAACGGAGCGCAGAGTAGTTTGAGCCAGCTGCTGGGCAGCCATGACATAGTCGTCTACACCGTAACTGGCAGCTTTGGGGTCGACCACTTGTAGATACATCACGCCGTCGATAGAAACTTCGATATTATCTTTGGTAATACAGCTTTGGCGCGGTACGTCGCGAACAATTTCTTTCTGAGAATGTTTGTAGGCGACACGATCAATAAAAGGCATCAAAAAGTGTAGGCCAGCATCCATGGATGACTGGTATTTTCCCAGCCGTTCAACCACATAAATTTCTCGCTGGGGAACGATGCGAATTACCATAAACAGTAAAACGACAACGCCGAGGGCGAGCAGTCCGGAAATAATCAAACCAGCCATGGGTACAGTTCCTTATTGTGTCGAAAGTCAAAGTAGCGATAAAAACGAAAAGTGGGATGTTCGACTGTCACGGAGTCAGTTTTTTTGAGTGTCTTGTGGGGATATCACGGGCCAAGGTTCCACGGTGAGCCAAAGCCCTTCGTGTTGGGTGATGCGCACTATATCCCCTGGATTAAGGGGGTGGCTGCATTGTGCCTGCCAGCGGGCACCGCGATAGTTTACGGTACCCGTGCCTTTGGCAAAGGCTTCAGCCACGGTGGCTCTGTGGCCGATCAAGCCAGCGCTGTCTTCTTCGCCTTCTCGTTGCTGTTCGCGGCCCATCAGTTTGTCGTTAAGAACGCGTCGCACAAAGACCAGTGATAACAGGCTGGTGATCGCGAAAACGGTGAGCTCCCAGGTGGTGTCGTCGAGCAGGCCAATAAATTTAAGGCTGCCCACCAACAAAGCGGCAATGCCGAAGAAAATCACAACCAGACCGGAAATGGCAAATTCGGCAATCACCAACGCGAGTCCTGCGATGATCCAGTAACTGTACTCCGGAAGATCCATGCCTGTGCCCCTTTGTATTATTCTGATGCACAAAGATAGCATGTTGATGGCAGGTACGTCGGTAGGAAAAGACTGAAAATGATATAGCGACAAGCTACGAGCTAGAACGCGGCCCTAAATCTATGGTTTTGTGCGGTTCACGGTAAAAGCGCGGGCGCAAGTGGATCGACCTGGAAAGCTTACCCCGCGTTGTAGCTCAGTGGCTCGACGCCAATTTTAGTGCTGGTGCCCACCAGCGCCATGGGCATGCTTATGGGCTATTTCCTCGTCGGTGGCATCACGAATATCTGTGATGTCGACAACGAAACGCAGAGCCTTACCCGCCAAGGGGTGATTGGCGTCCACGTCGACAGTTTTTAGGCCCACCTTCAGGATGGTGAGCATACGTGGGCCTTCGTCGGTGGAGACGGTGACGACTTTGCCTGGCTCAAGCTTACCAGCGTGTTTCAGGTACTTGCGGGAGATGCGTTGGAACAGCGTGTTGTCGTACTCACCATAGCCGTCTTCAGGGCTGATGGTCACATCCACGTTGTCGCCGGTCGCTCTTCCTTCCAGCGCTGATTCCAAGCCCTTGATGATATTGTTGTAACCATGCAGGTAGGCCATAGGCTCGCCGTTGTCTCGGGAATTTTCAATTTCGCTACCATCGTCGGCGTTGAAGAGGCGGTAGTGCAAGGTGGCGACCTTGTCATTTTGGATAGTCATGCAAGCTTCTCTTGGGGGAAAAAATGTGAGGAGCCGTTGGACGGCCCAGTGCACAGGCATTGTGCCGCCACAGCGGGGTACAGGCAATCTGCCCTCTTGCTTGCACAATAGTTTTCCGACCAGTGAGGGGCGGGTCTACAGTCTGTGCAGAAGGATTCGGGAGGCGAGGGTGGCCGGTGCTGTTTGTTTAGATGGGGAGCGTTAGCGTTGGTAGGAGACCGTTAGCAGGCGAGCCCTTTTCCACTCGACTGCACGTTGTCTCCTACACTGCACGGATAGAGGGAAATGAAGTCTATTACAGCGTGTCATTGTGTTTGCCTGGGAGCATGCGCTGTAGGGTCGTATCTCTGTTGATGAAATGGTGCCACAGTGCCCCTGCGATATGAATGACAACTAGCGTTAGCAGAATGGTCCACAGCACGTCTTTGTGAATGAACGCGATTTGCTTGGCTAGATCCATATTCACCGTTACCAGTTGAGGTACAGTGAGAGCGCCAAAAATTTCGATGCTCTTGCCAGCAAGCTGACGCATGGCAAAGCCGCTGAGGGGCATGGCCAAGATGACTATGTATAGCAGCCCATGCACAAGGCTGGATAATTGACGCTGCCAAACAGCACCAATCGGCGTCGGCCTAGGGTAAAGGGCGCGGCCATAAAGCCGAATGAGCATAACGACTAGGGCGGTTAGCCCTAAGGAAAAGTGTAGCATTTTCCACCATTCGCGCATGGGGTCACTTTTCTCGTAGAACTCATGAAGCTCTACGGCACCCCAGACCATCACCAGTAGCAAAACCACTAGCCAGTGAAGCCCTTTATGTAATGGGTGCCAGTTCGTCGGTTTAGTTGCCATAGTGCCCCCCTTTTTGTTAACCGAAGTTTACTAGTAGAAGGTTAACCAATGCTTAAGACTGTTTTACTGATCTTTGTCAGTGTCAGGGTGCAAGCCGAGAGACTTGCGGTCCTCCCCTTGTCGGATGCGGTGAAGCAATTGCAGGGAGTGTCTGTACCAATTGCGCCGACCGCGTGGGCCCCATTTGAAGCGCTTGTATGTCCATTGGTATTGGCCCGGATTGCGGTCAATACAACGCTGCAGGCCAGCGTTCATGGTGGTGAGGATTTCCATGGTATCGCTAGCCTGTTCGATTTCCGGGGCCTCCTCGAAATGGAGCTGGATATCTTTCACCCCACCCTCGCCACGGATGCACGAAACGATAAATACATGGGGCCGATAGCGTTGTACCAGTTTATCGATCAGGGCAGGGGTGGGCACCTCATAGCCAAAAAAAGGAACCACCGGATTGCTGCGGTTTCCCGGGTTATGGTCGGAGAGAATGCCTAAGGTGCCGCCAGCTTTCATGGCCGCCAGCGCTTTTTTGACCCCCTGACTATTGGTGGGAATGAGGACGGAGCCGGTGCGCTCCCGGGCCGCTTTGACCATGGCATCCATTAAGGTGGCCGGGTGGGGTTGGTACATGATTAAGGTCTTTTCGCGGTTTCCCTTATCGCCTAAATATAGATTGCTGATTTCCCAGCTCCCCTGGTGCAAGGACAACATGAGTACGGGGCGCTCGCTAGCGCAAGCATCGAGAAAGGCTTGTTCGCCGTGGATCTGGGTAACTCGGGCAAGGGTCTCTTGGACCGGGCGGTGCCAGACATGGCTGAATTCGGTGAGGGTGCGCCCCAGTTCCGCCATGCTACGGCGACCGATGCGTTTGGCTTCGGCCAAGGACATGCTTGGGTGGGTCGCAAGCAAGTTAATTAGCACCACTCGATAGGCGCTGGCGTAGCGTAGCGGCGCCAGGGTAATCAGGGTGGCTACAAATGCGCCGAAAGCGGTGGCCAAGGGTAATGGTAACCAAGCCAGTAGACGAACCACCAGCCACAGGCGGCGGCCTTGATATTGTTTATTCATGTGTTAGTTCAATGGTCAGGGTTTCGCCGTGTTGCGGAACCTGAAAATGTACGTGTTCGATGTGTTGCTCTGAGAGTGCTTTGGCCAAGGCTTTCGGCGGTGCATCCATGGGTTCATCCGTCAGCACGAAGGTGCCCCAATGCATGGCGAGAGACTGACGAGCTTGGATATCTTGATGAATTTTTACCGCCTCCGCGGGATTAATGTGCACAGGGGACATAAACCAGCGCGGCTCATAGGCTCCAATGGGCAATAATGCCAGATCTACCGGTCCGAATACCTTAGCAATTTCGTTAAATAATGGTGCATAACCGGTGTCTCCCGCAAAATAGAGGCTGAAATCCGGGAAATTTAGGCGCCAGCTGCACCACAGTGTTTGGTTGTGGTCGTTAGGGCCGCGCCCGCTGAAGTGCTGGGCGGGCAGGCAGAAAGCCTCGACCTGGCCGTGATAGTCACTTTGCCACCAGCCTAGCTCGATGATTCTTTCTACCCCCAGTTTGCGCAGCCAGGGAGCAATACCTTCGGGCACGAACCAAAGAATATCGCGGCCGAAACGTTTCTGTAATTGTTTTACTGAGGCTTTATCTAGGTGGTCATAGTGGTTGTGCGATATCAATACCGCATTGATGTCGGGCAGCTGATCCACGGTCAGTGCCGGCGGTACCGCCCGTTTCGGCCCCGCAAAGCTAAAGGGTGAGCAGCGGTCGGAGAACACCGGGTCGGTGAGCAGGTTCCAGCCATGGTGCTGGAACAGGTAAGTAGCGTGACCGATCCAGGTAATCTGAGGCCGATGGCCTGGCTTGTGCAATTGCTCCGGGTCGGGTCTGTGTAATGGGAAGGACTGGTGCGCCGGGAAGCGCCCTCGGGAGTCCCATTGCCAGCGCAAAAAAGCACCGAGGCCGTGGTGTGGGGTGGCAAAGCGGTTGCGAAACGGTTTCCCGCTGCGGGGGCTGGTGGACTCTTCCGCCGCCAGGATGGCTAGTCTGTCACGATCAATCATGCCGGTTTCTGCAGCCCCGCCACGGCGCCTTCAATGGCGTCTAGATCAGGAATCACCGCTAGGTCGCCACCGACCTGAATGTACATGGTTTCAGCAGGTCCGGTATCCATCGGTTCTTCCACCGGGTCATCTTTGCTCACTTTCAGTAGACGAGGAATCCCTTGCACTATCATGGCATAAAAGGGTACTTGGCTAGTCACCGTATTCAGCACTGCTATACGAGCATCCTGACCAATGGTGACCTGGCCTGACTCGTTGAGTTTTTCGAATGACAGCAGCGGGATTTGCTGGTCGCGCCAACTTAGCCAACCCAGCAGCCACTCCGGTCCATGGCCAGGACGATCTGGTTGGCGCAGTGGAATCACCTCAGCCACCACAATATTGGGCACCAGCCAAGGGCGCCCCTGCATAGGGATCAGCAGACTGGAAATATCGGAGGGCAACTGCGCCATAGTGCTGTTCCTTCTTTTGTCATCGTGTCTCTCGTCGCGGGCTGCGGGGCCGAGCACGAGCCGTTACGGTTGTTAATACTCTGGATGCATTGGGAATGGGTTTTGTGTCAGTTCCCTTCTTACTCGTTCCACCAGTTGTAGTGCAAGTTGTTCTGGTGAGCCGCTAAAGCTCACGCAGCCGGTTTCGCGTACCGAATCCGGTTGGCTGCTGACCGCGCAGGTTTCTGCGCTTTGTGCCCATACCGGGCAGCCAGTGGCTGCCAGACGCGGGGCGGCGATAGCACCGTCGTTGCCCATTCCGGAAAATAGAATGGCCCCGCATGCGCGAGCAAAGCCTTCGCCCCCATACTGGATCACCTGGTCGATGGACGGCGCATAGGGGCCTTCCCAGGGTGCACCGGTTGACTGGATACGGCCGTCGTGACGAAAGCGTACTGCATATTTCACCGGCACAATGGCCAGCTCTCCGTGGCGCAGGGCTTCACCATCAACCCCGATCTTGCAATGAATCGAGTTGTCTCGGCC
This window contains:
- a CDS encoding DMT family transporter translates to MSAKRSLVLTALAMLAFAANSVLCRLALREGAIDAASFTAVRLLSGALMLALILLLRDRQVKAMVTQGNHGSALALFVYAAGFSLAYVALATGTGALLLFGAVQATMVGVGLYRGERLARAQWLGLALALSGLVALMLPGATAPPLAAAIVMLVAGAAWGVYSLRGKGAADATAVTAGNFLRALIWLLPLALFAWPSQWPKVSGLLYAALSGALASGAGYATWYLALRGLASSTAATVQLSVPVLAALAGVLWMDEALTLRLVLASAAILGGITLVIRRVSSAK
- a CDS encoding TetR/AcrR family transcriptional regulator, which produces MTSTKARILETSLVLFNRQGERNVTTNHIAEALGISPGNLYYHFRNKGVIVSALFDRYQQQLLSLLEAPQGPLSWQVKVHYFEGLLASMWQYRFFHRDLSHFLHAEETALATRYQQFVEAILVRGTVIYEKLRSSGILALDDEQLQGLMVNTWVLMSSWASLVHGLRPDAAANEELDESLMRHGVYQIICLEEPFLKGEARDHLAEMKERYRAAHNTSELLLGHAVELSPSGC
- a CDS encoding YheT family hydrolase: MGEIVQSAFRPPLWLRNPHLQTLWGPMGRTLPEVTRRTERLNLKDGDYLLLDWAGPQSQPGQLTVMLLHGLSGCSDSHYMRGIQKVLAEAGIRSVAINSRGAKKPNDTALCYHAGEVDDVDAVIDHVFHENPTGHRIAIGVSLGGSRLLNWLAHRDNNHLSAVATICAPLRLDICANRLDQGLSKLYRQHLLKNLLTNFERQKIHLDKVNPPEAKRLHRLNMNSIRSFWRYDDQIIAPLYGFRSAWHYYAQCSAGPKLLQIRTPTLMLQNRDDPFMTPQTLPRQEELGPAVTLEVSDYGGHVGFVGYKSQRYWLEQRLLAFVQGFGIR
- a CDS encoding DJ-1/PfpI family protein codes for the protein MQQIGIVIYDDAEVLDFAGPYEVFATAARLCEVTPWCVSLISETITVMARGGFSVQSHFTLDDHPPLDVLLVSGGVHTQAIRNPALLCAIRRAGEPAGWVTSVCTGAFLLAKAGLLSNEKVTTHWEDLAELRAGFPDLDVHSEVRWVEDGNRLTSAGISAGIDMSLHLVERLHSRELAERTARQMDYAWQQ
- a CDS encoding coniferyl aldehyde dehydrogenase — protein: MVAEVKDLHRNNPDIARLQSIFTAQKAAYRQNPYPSAEQRLELISRLKPLLVDHVDAWIDALNNDFTTRAADETKLAEIMMTLEGLKYTTKKLRKWMKPSKRHVSAMNWPGKTWVEYQPLGVVGIIVPWNYPVQLAVVPLITALAAGNRVMIKMSEATPRTGALLEKLITNIFPQEQVAVINGEVDVAQAFSELPFDHLLFTGSTTIGKHIMRAASANLTPVTLELGGKSPCIIGQDFPMKDAAERIAFGKCLNSGQTCVAPDYILCPENRVQEFVDAWKAQVTQSYPTMVNNPDFTAIVNPRQQKRLLGYLDDAKAKGADVIEINPANEDFSGSQKVPHTLVLNVNDDMDIAQDEIFGPLMIVVPYKTLDEAIEYVNDRPRPLALYYFDWNQDNCNRVLKNTHSGGVCLNDTISHVGVDDIPFGGIGPSGMGAYHGPEGFQTFSQAKGIYKKGKMNATKYILPPYGRSIHKLIYKFLLK
- a CDS encoding YoaK family protein; protein product: MLAFLAGSVNAVGLLGFSHQSVSHLTGTSSLLGLALAELALSNVLHLLFTLISFLAGAILSGLLITSTALKLGRHYGFSLLIEAALLILAMLFLQRGNDIGVYLASMACGLQNAMVTTYSGSIIRTTHLSGIFTDLGIMLGNRLRGIPLNGRRLLLFLLLISGFICGGVIGTLLFRLLHFSALIAPATLAALLAVIYWGYSRQHR
- a CDS encoding 16S rRNA (uracil(1498)-N(3))-methyltransferase, with the protein product MPRRFFDDQNFHVGQLVELGASASHHIGKVLRMAVADELVVFNGRGGEWLARISAINKKAVCIEPLTFTDEDRCAPLAVTVALPMIKGERMDYAIQKATELGATALVILDTERCEVRLKGERQEKKLGHWQQVAISACEQCGLNRVPVVHGVLSLRDWLTSDLPALKLIAHPGEKSFSAAALQGQTELALLTGPEGGFSNDELQQAADAGFSPFALGNRVLRAETAPVALLAALWAWHGH
- a CDS encoding DUF1294 domain-containing protein; this translates as MALAVFALVLGIYARHNRLLPYLAGVYAVPSVLVFGLYGWDKRVAVRGGSRTSEQSLHLLALAGGWPGAMLARSLFRHKTRKQPFTGIFWCTVLFNVGTVSVLLGEVG